The following nucleotide sequence is from Deltaproteobacteria bacterium.
TCCGGGAACCCTCAATATTTGCCGACTCTTGCCGAAATGAAAGATTGGCTGGACCAGAAGGCCTATCTAGCCGAATTGATGACTCAAAAAGTTCCCGACGAACTCGGTGACAAGATCGATTCAATGGAAGTCAAGGCGGAACTCCCCAAAGGAGCTCAAATGCTTTCCGTGTCCGTACAGTCATCCTCACTAGAAGAGGGCAGGTCATTTCTGTCGTTGATTCTTTCCGCTCTCGAGAAAGACTCCAGGAACCTCGTTATTGGCCGACAGGAATTAAGCAAATCTATAGCCACCTTGGAACAGGTACTGAATAACTGGGATATGAAGGAAAACCGACTCAAAGATGACATTCTAGCCCTCAAACGCCAGGCCAACGTCGTCAAGTCGCAGATGGCCGCCCTGGAAAAGGATATTCACACCCAGCAGGAAGCCATTCTCAGGGTTGAAAAACAGATCGAGGCCGTGAATTTAAACAGTCAGGATCTCATGCGTCAACGCGACGAGATGCTCAAGGACCGCAAGACGAATGGCAACGACTTGGCACTTCTGATGTACACTAATACAATCCAGCAGAACATCAGCTATGCTTCCAACCTGGAGCAACGTCTGGACACCCTCAAAACCGGGTTAAACGAACGGAGTGTCCAGCTCAATCAAATCCAGACCAGGCTCAAGGACCTGGAATCGTCTATTTTGGACAAGGAAATCAATCAGACCAGGGAACTGGCTCTGAGCAAAAACGAACAGACGAGGGAACTTGATATTTTGAAAACCCGCCTCACCCAGCTTTGCCCGGTGACCGTGGTTCAACCCCCCATGGCATCTCTCGAGCCCGTCAAGCCCCAAAAAGCCATGATCGTGGCCCTGGCCGCTGTGGGCGGGGGCTTCATGTCCATCTTCCTGGCTTTCATCCTGGAATTCTGGATCAAGAACAGAGAACGGATCACCGGCTCGGCGCGATGACGGCTGACACATCCTTTTCATGGCCAAATTCTGGATAAGGCCATGCGCATCCTGGTCGACGCCATTCCCCTGAACAACATCGCCACCGGCATATCCCGCTACCTGCGCTGCCTGTACACGGCCCTGGGCCGGAATCACCCCAAGGCCGAAATCGCCTGGTTCGACGGACGAGGTCTCCGGCCGGACATGCCCCAGGGGCCAGCGGACCAGGCATCGTGGTCCCTCATGGCCCGGATCTTCTGGAAGCTCCCTCCCGGACTGGCCCTCATGGTCCGCATGGCCGTACACAGGCGCAGGCAAAGGGCCTTCTTTGGATTGGCCCAAGGCTTCGACGTCTATCACGAGGCCGGATTCTTCCCCTTTGCCGCCCCAAACGGGACGCGCACGGTCTTCACCCTGCACGACGTGTCCATCATGCGTTTTCCCCAGCACCATCCCCGGGAGCGGGTCCTGTACTATGACCGCTGTCTCGGCCCGGGCCTGGACCGGACAGACGCCTTTTTGACCGTGTCGGAATTCTCGGCCCGGGAAATCAAGGACGTTCTGGGTATCGATCGGAAGAGGATCACGGTCACCCCCCTGGCCCATGATCCCCAACTGTTCCGACCGGTTTCCAAACCGGAAATCGAGCGGGTCCGAACCAAACACGGCCTGCCCGAACGGTACTTTCTCTTCGTCGGCAGCGGCGACCCCCGCAAAAACACGGCCGTTCTGCCCAAGGCCCTGGCTAGGTCAGGGCTCGACATCCCCCTGGTCCGCGCCGGGTGGTCGGGCTGGGACAACGCATCCGGCCCCGGCCAGGTCATTCGCCTCGGCCATGTGCCGGACAAGGACCTGGCCGGCCTCTATGCAGGAGCCCTGGCCTTTGTTTTTCCGTCCATCTACGAGGGTTTCGGTCTGCCCGTGCTGGAGGCCATGTCCTGCGGCTGCCCGGTTCTCTGTTCGGATCGGGCCAGTCTGCCCGAGGTGGGAGGCGATGCCGTACTCTACTGCCGGGATCCGGAAAATCCCGGGGCCTGGGTCGAACCGATGCTCCGGGTGGCCAAGGACCGGGCTCTTCGCGACGATCTGAGCCGAAAGGGCCTGGCCCGGGCCCGGGAATTTTCCTGGAACCGGACGGCCGATACGACCTGGAAGGTGCTCAAAGGGAATAATCGCTGCCCGACATAGGCTGTTCCGGATCTCTCGTGTGCCAACGGACCTTGACCGGATGACGATTGCTTCATAGATTACATCGTCTGACATCGTTTGACATTGGAGGAAATTTCCATGGCCCAAATTACCGCTCGCTTGCCGGAGGATGTCCTTTCTTCCTTGGATGCCGCCGCAGCGCGGCTGCGCCGTTCGCGTGCCGAAGTGGTACGCCAGGCAGTGGAGTATTATCTCGACGATTTCGAGGACATCTCCCTTTCCATCGAGGCATTGCAAGATCCGGCCGATCCAATATTGGATTGGGAAAAGGTGAAGCGTGACTTACTCAATCTCGATTAAGCGGAGTGCCGCCAAGTCACTAGAGAGCATCCCCAAATCCGACCGTCTCCGCATCATTGAAACGATTGATTCACTGCGAAAGACCCCGAGAGCTGGATCCGCTCTGAAGGGCGAGTTCTCGGGATTACGCCGGGTTCGGATCGGCATGTACCGTGTGGTGTATGAAATCCAGGAAGCCCACTTGGTGATTCTCATCATACGCGTCGGTCACCGGCGCGAGGTCTATCGTTGACCATCGAGGCCGGCCTCCCCGGGGGGACGGGATTCAACCGGGCATTGGTGTGGCGGGCGGCCTCGCTGCTTGGGATATCGTTCATAGGACGTTCTGGACCTGTTGGGGACCAACGCACAGGAGCCGACCCCCTCTGCAAACCGGCGATTTCG
It contains:
- a CDS encoding glycosyltransferase family 1 protein; its protein translation is MRILVDAIPLNNIATGISRYLRCLYTALGRNHPKAEIAWFDGRGLRPDMPQGPADQASWSLMARIFWKLPPGLALMVRMAVHRRRQRAFFGLAQGFDVYHEAGFFPFAAPNGTRTVFTLHDVSIMRFPQHHPRERVLYYDRCLGPGLDRTDAFLTVSEFSAREIKDVLGIDRKRITVTPLAHDPQLFRPVSKPEIERVRTKHGLPERYFLFVGSGDPRKNTAVLPKALARSGLDIPLVRAGWSGWDNASGPGQVIRLGHVPDKDLAGLYAGALAFVFPSIYEGFGLPVLEAMSCGCPVLCSDRASLPEVGGDAVLYCRDPENPGAWVEPMLRVAKDRALRDDLSRKGLARAREFSWNRTADTTWKVLKGNNRCPT
- a CDS encoding ribbon-helix-helix protein, CopG family; protein product: MAQITARLPEDVLSSLDAAAARLRRSRAEVVRQAVEYYLDDFEDISLSIEALQDPADPILDWEKVKRDLLNLD
- a CDS encoding type II toxin-antitoxin system RelE/ParE family toxin — its product is MTYSISIKRSAAKSLESIPKSDRLRIIETIDSLRKTPRAGSALKGEFSGLRRVRIGMYRVVYEIQEAHLVILIIRVGHRREVYR